Proteins from one Clupea harengus chromosome 17, Ch_v2.0.2, whole genome shotgun sequence genomic window:
- the abcc13 gene encoding ATP-binding cassette sub-family C member 2 gives MGSLDLCPQKAVRSEAEELLFPGPISPGFSLLHALWQTFSQCLLQVGLLRLLTDLLELLGPLALRWIILFIENQGVYDWQGRTYVLALVGIVVCHSLVEQLHEKHSGMTKVKAQVALTGMLCRKSCVTSPNMLHFNSPQSAHAPFVHTKKTKQVLCVSSRSHCQVTAAGAATHLSVDVKKVAGLVVTLPLLVSSPLRVALCLGFLWRELGPAVLVGVTVLLFLIPVHSAVERRVKLLKRSQMKVREERETLLKEMLTEIKMLKQLAWEAWFQCRVTAARERELETLNILGYLTAFSMLSHMCVPFLVCLSSLGAFVLMDDGNVLTASQVFTSIWLFRLLRPPLFSLPNLSPILTQAKQSLCRLESIFRTETTDLDCCHPAFTSDEAELGLPSCCLTEALHRNNQDDQLGELKVEMEHPSLSGSGPDIQWYLHAFGCVWVLLSLLALTGLVLVAVGQDGLLGQWTSDAKEVQGLEGWTELRDSCLSLYAVLGLLQGEDVCVYVSAILVCGAAHFLTQGSLRASGGLHSELLSNVLHLPLSFFQNSSPERVLQSLTRDMYLIDDQVPERLRAWTLSQLEMCGAVLLISVVSPVFILAASPLLIFLIRVQSQYSSVSRRMECLEMASHLSVKALFREMPRGDRGDEVNSAAFSYQDQTLGHCHQTLHDYLVCHYNRNILSRWVSLRLDAIMWILVFLVIVILMESAGTVDSGIVGLALLYGLSLRGVLRRCRQASSDVHDCILSVRKMAEYSKLEKEGPWTLPHRVSPGWPQWGEIEFRNLETKCPDCPLAAFRGLSFHIQRGEKVGVLTRERDETEALVSCLLRTLEGDSGMLLIDGVDVASLGLQDLRCRINVLPQVPVLFSGSLRANLDPARRLPDAQVWLALELCHLKEAVQVLPGQLLHSLQGGTASLSEGQKRLLCVARALLRSSSVLLVEEPVASVEPETESLVQQVIRTEFSDCTVLTLAQNPHSVMHSHRVLVLDAGRVVDFDTPSNVFQRNAMFTPRAQSDALRAHSSKKRSK, from the exons ATGGGATCTCTGGATCTCTGCCCT CAGAAAGCTGTCAGGTccgaggcggaggagcttctGTTCCCGGGCCCCATCAGCCCAGGCTTCTCCCTCCTCCACGCCCTCTGGCAGACCTTCTCTCAGTGCCTGCTCCAGGTGGGGCTGCTCAGGCTGCTCACCGACCTGCTGGAGCTGTTGGGTCCCCTGGCTCTCAG GTGGATAATCCTGTTCATCGAGAACCAGGGAGTGTACGACTGGCAAGGGCGCACGTACGTCCTGGCACTGGTTGGCATAGTCGTTTGCCATTCCCTTGTTGAGCAGCTTCACGAGAAACACAGTGGCATGACCAAAGTTAAGGCCCAAGTGGCTTTGACGGGCATGCTATGCAGAAAG tcttgtgTCACCTCACCCAACATGCTCCATTTCAATTCACCTCAATCTGCTCACGCTCCATTTGTCcacaccaaaaaaacaaaacaggtcTTGTGTGTTTCCAGCCGTTCTCATTGCCAGGTCACTGCCGCGGGTGCGGCCACGCACCTGTCGGTAGACGTTAAGAAGGTGGCGGGTCTGGTGGTGACCCTGCCCCTGCTGGTGTCCTCTCCCCTGCGGGTGGCGCTGTGCCTGGGCTTCCTCTGGAGGGAGCTGGGCCCCGCGGTGCTGGTGGGGGTGACCGTGCTGCTGTTTCTCATTCCTGTCCACTCAGCTGTGGAGCGCAGAGTCAAACTGCTGAAG AGGAGTCAGAtgaaggtgagagaggagagggaaactCTGCTGAAGGAGATGCTGACTGAGATCAAG ATGCTAAAGCAGTTGGCCTGGGAGGCATGGTTCCAGTGTCGTGTGACGGcggcacgagagagagagttggagacgCTAAACATCCTTGGCTATCTGACAGCCTTCTCTATGCTGAGCCACATGTGTGTGCCCTTCCTG GTTTGTCTCTCCAGCTTGGGGGCGTTTGTCCTGATGGATGATGGGAATGTTCTCACGGCCTCTCAGGTGTTCACCTCCATCTGGCTCTTCAGGCTTCTCCGTCCGCCACTGTTCAGTCTCCCCAACCTCTCACCTATCTTgactcag GCTAAGCAGTCTCTGTGTCGCCTGGAAAGCATCTTTCGCACTGAGACTACAGACTTAGACTGCTGTCATCCAGCCTTTACATCAG ATGAAGCTGAACTGGGCCTGCCATCCTGCTGCCTGACGGAGGCTTTGCACAG GAACAACCAGGATGACCAACTCGGTGAATTAAAAGTGGAGATGGAACACCCATCCCTAAGT GGATCTGGACCAGATATCCAATGGTACCTTCATGCCTTTGGCTGTGTCTGGGTCCTGCTGTCCCTGCTTGCCCTGACAGGCCTGGTTCTGGTGGCTGTCGGACAGGATGGGCTGCTGGGCCAGTGGACCAGCGATGCAAAGGAGGTCCAGGGTCTGGAGGGCTGGACGGAGCTGAGGgactcctgcctctctctctacgcAGTGCTGGGGCTGCTGCAGGGTGAGGAT gtgtgtgtgtatgtttcagccatacttgtgtgtggggctgcCCACTTCCTGACCCAGGGTTCTCTGAGGGCCTCTGGGGGACTCCACAGTGAGCTCCTGTCAAACGTGCTGCACCTTCCCCTCAGCTTCTTCCAGAACTCTTCGCCAGAGAGGGTGTTGCAGTCCCTCACACGG GATATGTATTTGATTGACGATCAGGTCCCTGAGCGTCTGCGTGCGTGGACGCTTTCCCAGCTGGAGATGTGTGGAGCTGTTCTTCTCATCTCTGTCGTCTCACCCGTCTTCATCCTGGCAGCTAGTCCTCTCCTCATTTTCCTTATTAGGGTCCAG TCTCAGTACTCATCTGTTTCAAGGCGCATGGAGTGTCTGGAAATGGCCTCTCACCTCTCCGTCAAAGCTCTATTCCGAGAGATGCCACGTGGTGATCGTGGCGATGAGGTCAACTCTGCAGCCTTCAGCTATCAGGATCAAACTCTGGGTCACTGCCACCAGACTCTCCATGACTACTTGGTGTGTCACTACAACAGAAACATCCTGAGCAG GTGGGTCTCACTGCGGTTAGATGCCATCATGTGGATCCTGGTATTCCTGGTCATTGTCATCCTGATGGAGAGTGCCGGTACAGTGGATTCTGGGATTGTAGGCCTGGCACTTTTATATGGACTAAGT TTGCGGGGAGTTCTCCGCCGGTGTAGGCAGGCATCCTCTGATGTCCATGACTGCATACTGTCTGTGAGGAAAATGGCTGAATATTCAAAACTGGAGAAAGAG GGCCCGTGGACGCTGCCCCATAGAGTTTCCCCAGGCTGGCCGCAGTGGGGAGAGATTGAGTTCAGAAACCTGGAGACCAAATGTCCAGACTGCCCCTTAGCAGCATTCAGAGGACTGTCCTTTCATATTCAGAGGGGAGAAAAG GTGGGTGTGCTGAcccgagagagagatgagacagaggCCTTGGTGAGTTGCCTTCTCCGCACACTAGAGGGCGACAGCGGGATGTTGCTCATCGACGGGGTAGATGTGGCCAGCCTGGGCCTGCAGGACCTGCGTTGCCGCATTAATGTCCTCCCTCAG GTGCCTGTTCTGTTCTCAGGCTCTCTGCGTGCCAACCTGGACCCTGCCAGGAGGCTCCCTGACGCCCAGGTGTGGTTGGCGCTGGAGCTGTGCCACCTAAAGGAGGCCGTTCAGGTGCTGCCAGGCCAGCTGCTACACTCGCTGCAGGGTGGCACTGCCAGTCTCAG TGAGGGGCAGaagaggctgctgtgtgtggccAGAGCCCTGCTGAGGAGCTCCAGCGTGCTGCTGGTAGAGGAGCCTGTGGCCTCGGTGGAGCCCGAGACGGAGAGCCTGGTGCAGCAGGTCATCCGGACAGAGTTCTCTGACTGCACCGTGCTGACCCTGGCGCAGAACCCACACTCCGTGATGCACTCGCATAG AGTGCTGGTGCTAGACGCTGGCCGCGTTGTGGATTTTGACACTCCGTCTAACGTCTTCCAGAGGAATGCAATGTTTACTCCGAGAGCACAGAGTGATGCACTGAGGGCTCACAGCAGCAAGAAAAGAAGCAAGTGA
- the lyz gene encoding lysozyme C, translating into MRAIVLLALVCMPLCLARKLSRCETVKIFKTEGLDGLDGHSLGNYVCMAYWETKYKSHKVREADVGKDYGIFQINSFQWCDDGTAGGKNLCKMSCADLLNDDLKASIACLKTIVARDGLKAWDTWSKYCKGHNMKRWVKWCDFKTQCCV; encoded by the exons ATGAGGGCGATTGTGCTGCTGGCTCTGGTGTGCATGCCCCTGTGTTTGGCACGTAAACTCAGCCGTTGTGAAACTGTCAAGATCTTCAAAACCGAGGGCCTGGATGGTTTGGATGGACATTCCCTAGGCAACT ATGTGTGCATGGCCTACTGGGAGACTAAGTATAAGAGCCACAAGGTGAGAGAGGCTGATGTGGGGAAGGACTACGGAATATTCCAGATCAACAGTTTCCAGTGGTGTGATGATGGCACTGCTGGAGGAAAGAACCTGTGCAAAATGAGCTGTGCAG ATTTGCTGAACGATGACTTGAAGGCTTCCATTGCTTGTCTCAAAACTATTGTGGCGCGTGATGGGTTGAAGGCATG GGACACCTGGTCTAAGTACTGTAAGGGACACAACATGAAACGTTGGGTGAAATGGTGTGACTTCAAgacacagtgttgtgtgtga